Genomic segment of Vicinamibacteria bacterium:
CGAGCACGACGAAGAGCAGCGGCCGGGCAACGCCCGCTTTCTCTTTGTCATCGAAAGCCCGGCGGAGCGTCACGCCGACGACGAAGCGTTGGGCCCGATCGCTCAAATTGTGGAGATCGACGACGGAGACTTGGGCCTGGTGGCGGATCATGTGGCGATCCGCGTTCGGGATGTCTCCCCGGACCAGATGCTCGACATGCCGGACCGCTCCATAGAGCCTGCGAAGAAAGGCGTTTACCGTACCCTGACCCATCGCCAGTCCGACCCACGAGGGGCGGGTGGACTCGTCCTGGACGCACTCCTCGACGAGCTTCGCGAGCTCTCGGAACGTCCTCACTTCGCGGCCTTCGAGCTGGGCGCCGCCATCGGGAAGGGACACCGCGTCTTTCAACTTGGCCATCACGTTCGATATGACCATCGTGTACTGCTGGCGGTCGTCCTCGGCATCGGCGAACAGAAACGGCAAGAGGCCCTCGCGGCAGAACTCGGATATCGTCCAGAAATAGGATTTGACCCCGGTATGTCGGGTCGCGACGTCGGGCGAAGCGGTCCGGTCGTCTCGCCGGGGTGGCGCCCAAAGCTCGACGCTGCGAAAGGCTTCGGGAGCGAGCCCGAGCTTCTGGTACTTCATCCGCTCGATCTCGGGGAGGTTGGCGTTCTCGTGATCGAGAAAGAGGAGATCTTCGCCCTTTACGTTGTAAATCAGGGCTTTCGTGTTGAGACGGTCTGCTCCCAGCACGTCGGAGTGAAAGAGGCTGTACAGGAGGAAAGTCGCGTAACTGGTCTTCGTCGCGACGCCGGAGATGCCGCTGATGTTTACGTGGGCGCCCCTCGTCCCGTCGATGAACTCGAGATTGAGGTACACGGGCTCTTCGTCCCGAGAGAGTCCTGCGCCGAGCCGATTCCTCGGCTCCATGCCATCGAAGAAGAGGGCCCGCTCTCTCTCGGCGCCCCGCGCCCGACGAACTTCGCCGCCGGGAAGTGGCGGAACGAAAACCTCTGGCTCGAAACGCGTGGCCATCACCTTCGCGGCTTGGCTCACGTGCCCGGGGAGTACCCCGTCCTGGATGAGAAAAACGTCGGAGTCGAAACGTACTCCCTCGTGCCGGGCGCGCACTTGAATCACCAATCCGAAGATCTGCACCGAGCTTCCGTCAGGGAGCGCACGCTCGAGGGCGACGACGTCGTCGAGCTGCAGGTATTCGCCCTCGCGCACCGCGACCCAAAACTCGAGAGGAGTCGCATCCTCCGTCCCCAGGACGCGCCCGACGATGTTGGTTTGAGCGGTCACTCTACGAGGAAGAGTACCGAAAAGGACGCTATTCCTGCCAACGAACGTCCGGAGCGGGATGAGAATCGAGCCCGGCTCGCTCCGCTGCGGCCAAGCGTTGGGAAAATCCTACATCATCGTGTGCCGCCCTGGCAACCGGGCAATTTGCTCAATCCCCTTCGGCTAGAATGACGGTGGTTATGATCATCGATAGACTTGCTACCGAAAGCGAATGGGTACGTAACTTCACCAACCGAGCGCGCGTAATCGAGGCGCCCTTCGCGCTCCTCCCCCCACGAGAAAGCCAGCTTGTCGGCAAGGCGGCCCTCGTCCCTCGGGACGGGGACAGAATCTCGGGCCAGTTTGCCAAGCCGCCTTTCGCTAACGTCGTGATCTTCGGAAACGGCGACGAAGGACGCGAGCAGGGCGCACTCTTCGTTCAGAGCACCGAGGTGGCCCACGTCGATGAACGGTTCCTCGAGCTCGTGCCGGCGGACGCCACCCACGTGCTGCTCGTCACCGTTATCGGGATGACCCCGCGCTTCGATTGTCTCGTCGCCTACCGTTTTCTCTCCTTCTGCGGCGAGCATTTTTCGTCAACGCCGCACATGGACTTGGTCCACGAGATGTCGAAACAGGCCTTCGTCCAGGTCAATGGATTCTCTCCCGAGCGCGTGGGAGCCGAGCTTGCGATCGACGAGAACGACTGGAGGAGCTTCATTCAGCACCAGGTGGGGGCTATCGCCGCACTCTTTGCACTCCTCAATTGCCGGAACGTGGTGAGCTCGCGCGTCGTACCCGACGCCAGATTGCAGCGCGCGCGTCGCAAGACGGGTAAACATCCG
This window contains:
- a CDS encoding ATP-binding protein codes for the protein MTAQTNIVGRVLGTEDATPLEFWVAVREGEYLQLDDVVALERALPDGSSVQIFGLVIQVRARHEGVRFDSDVFLIQDGVLPGHVSQAAKVMATRFEPEVFVPPLPGGEVRRARGAERERALFFDGMEPRNRLGAGLSRDEEPVYLNLEFIDGTRGAHVNISGISGVATKTSYATFLLYSLFHSDVLGADRLNTKALIYNVKGEDLLFLDHENANLPEIERMKYQKLGLAPEAFRSVELWAPPRRDDRTASPDVATRHTGVKSYFWTISEFCREGLLPFLFADAEDDRQQYTMVISNVMAKLKDAVSLPDGGAQLEGREVRTFRELAKLVEECVQDESTRPSWVGLAMGQGTVNAFLRRLYGAVRHVEHLVRGDIPNADRHMIRHQAQVSVVDLHNLSDRAQRFVVGVTLRRAFDDKEKAGVARPLLFVVLDELNKYAPREGTSPIKETLLDVAERGRSLGIILIGAEQTASEVERRVIGNSAVRVVGRLDTAEAGRDEYGFLPAVHRQRATIVKPGTMILSQPELPIPLVTRFPFPSWATRKEEARVSTSRRPPPKGGRDPFEGLA